The Mycobacterium paragordonae genome includes a region encoding these proteins:
- a CDS encoding AMP-binding protein, with product MVGSSIPAVLRERASLNPNGPALTYINYDQDWEGVEETLTWAQLHRRTLNIAEQLKLNGSPGDRALILAPQGLEYVVGFLGALQAGFIGVPLSVPYGGAHDERTISVLADTAPAVILTTSAAITNVKECVDPQAGANPPAIIEVDLLDLDSRPKSSRPERLADEGSRTSYLQYTSGSTRTPAGVTVSNANVFANFEQIMADFFINEGGVPPADLDVVSWLPLYHDMGLLLGAIMPILAGRRTVLTSPVAFLQRPARWPQLMARYGTTISAGPNFAFDIAVRKTSDEDLAGFDLGGVHTVLNGSERVQPATLKRFADRFARFGFAAKALRPAYGMAEATVYIATRKVGEPPEIVDFDSEKLPDGQAVRVESGTGTPLVSYGVPKSQLVRIVDGDTRAECPEGTVGEIWVLGGNVASGYWQKPETTADTFGATIVNPSEDTPEGPWLRTGDSGFLSDGELFIMGRIKDLLIVYGRNHSPDDIEATIQEISAGRCAAIAISQDGVEKLAAIVEIKQKADESPQEFAERLGVLKRDITAAIFDSHGLNVADLVLVSPGSIPITTSGKIRRQQSVQMYEDKAFARLDA from the coding sequence GTGGTTGGCTCTTCTATCCCTGCTGTGCTGCGCGAACGCGCCAGCCTGAACCCGAACGGCCCGGCGCTCACCTACATCAACTACGACCAGGATTGGGAAGGCGTCGAAGAGACGCTGACCTGGGCGCAGCTGCACCGTCGCACGCTCAACATCGCCGAGCAGCTCAAGCTGAACGGTTCGCCCGGCGACCGCGCGCTGATCCTGGCCCCGCAGGGGCTTGAGTACGTGGTCGGATTCCTCGGCGCGCTGCAGGCCGGTTTCATCGGGGTTCCGCTGTCGGTGCCTTACGGTGGCGCACACGACGAACGCACCATTTCGGTGCTGGCCGACACCGCACCGGCGGTCATCCTGACCACCTCGGCGGCCATCACCAACGTCAAGGAGTGCGTCGATCCGCAAGCCGGCGCAAACCCACCGGCGATCATCGAGGTCGACCTGCTGGACCTGGACTCCCGGCCGAAATCGTCCCGCCCGGAACGCCTTGCGGACGAGGGTTCGCGCACGTCGTATCTCCAATACACGTCCGGCTCAACCCGGACACCCGCCGGTGTCACGGTCTCCAACGCCAACGTTTTCGCCAATTTCGAGCAGATCATGGCCGACTTCTTCATCAACGAAGGGGGAGTGCCGCCCGCGGACCTGGACGTGGTGTCCTGGCTGCCGCTCTACCACGACATGGGCCTGTTGCTCGGGGCCATCATGCCGATCCTGGCCGGCCGGCGCACCGTGCTCACCAGCCCGGTGGCGTTCCTGCAGCGCCCGGCCCGCTGGCCGCAGTTGATGGCGCGCTACGGGACCACCATTTCGGCCGGACCGAACTTCGCCTTCGACATCGCGGTGCGCAAGACCTCCGACGAGGACCTGGCCGGATTCGATCTCGGCGGCGTGCACACCGTCCTGAACGGCAGCGAGCGGGTACAGCCCGCGACACTCAAGCGGTTCGCGGACCGGTTCGCCCGCTTCGGGTTTGCCGCCAAGGCGCTGCGGCCGGCCTACGGCATGGCCGAGGCCACCGTGTACATCGCGACCCGCAAGGTCGGCGAACCGCCCGAAATTGTGGATTTCGACTCGGAGAAACTGCCGGACGGCCAGGCGGTGCGGGTCGAAAGCGGCACCGGCACACCGCTTGTCAGCTACGGCGTACCGAAGTCGCAACTGGTCCGCATCGTCGACGGTGACACCCGCGCCGAGTGCCCGGAAGGCACGGTCGGTGAGATCTGGGTGCTGGGTGGCAACGTGGCGTCGGGCTACTGGCAGAAGCCGGAGACGACCGCCGACACGTTCGGCGCGACGATCGTCAACCCGTCGGAAGACACGCCCGAAGGCCCGTGGCTGCGCACCGGGGATTCCGGATTTCTTTCCGACGGTGAGCTTTTCATCATGGGCCGGATCAAGGACCTGCTGATCGTCTACGGGCGCAACCACTCTCCCGACGACATCGAGGCGACCATCCAGGAGATCAGCGCCGGCCGGTGCGCGGCGATCGCCATTTCTCAGGACGGCGTCGAGAAGCTGGCCGCCATCGTCGAGATCAAGCAGAAAGCCGACGAGTCGCCGCAGGAATTCGCGGAGCGGCTGGGGGTGCTCAAGCGAGACATCACCGCCGCCATCTTCGACTCGCACGGGCTGAACGTGGCTGACCTGGTGCTGGTGTCGCCTGGGTCGATCCCGATCACCACCAGTGGAAAGATTCGCCGGCAGCAGTCGGTACAGATGTACGAGGACAAGGCGTTCGCCCGGCTGGACGCCTGA